The nucleotide sequence CGCCGAACACCCACCGCAAGTCTCGTGCTGGATCACCCACACCAGCGAGCGCACCCACGACTTCATTCGCGGCGGCCTGGATCGCTCGCCGCTGTTCGCCGGGGTCATCGAAGGGGTCGGACCGCGCTATTGTCCGTCCATCGAAGACAAGATTCACCGCTTCGCCGATAAAACGTCGCACCAGGTGTTTCTGGAACCGGAAGGCTTGCGGACCCACGAGTTCTATCCGAACGGGATATCCACCAGCTTGCCGTTCGACGTGCAATTCGATTTGGTACGCTCGATCGAGGGCTTGGAAAAGGTCCACATCACCCGGCCCGGCTACGCCATCGAATACGATTTCTTCGACCCGCGCGATTTAGAGTATTCGCTGCAAACCCGCGCGATCCGGGGCTTGTTCTTCGCCGGCCAGATCAACGGCACCACCGGTTACGAGGAAGCCGCCGCCCAAGGGTTGCTGGCCGGCATCAACGCCGGGCGCTTCGTTCGAGAAGAGCAGCCATGGTGGCCGCACCGCGACGAAGCCTACCTCGGCGTGCTGATCGACGATCTCATCACCCGCGGCGCCAGCGAACCGTACCGGATGTTCACCAGCCGCGCCGAGTATCGCTTGCTGCTGCGCGAGGATAATGCCGACCTGCGGCTGACCGAAACTGGCCGCCGGTTGGGCGTGGTGGATGATGCGCGCTGGCACGCCTTCGCCGCCAAGCGCGAGGCCATCGAACGGGAAAGCCAGCGGCTGCGCGAAACGTGGATTCGGCCGGCCCAGTTCGCCGAGGCCGACCTCCAACGGGTGCTGCAAGGACCCTTGGGGCGTGAAAGCCGGGCGGCCGAACTGCTGCGCCGGCCGGAAGTCACGTACCCCGAGCTGATGAGCCTGCCCGGCGTCGGGCCTGGAGAGGTTGACCCATACGTCGCCGAACAGGTGGAAATTCAGGTCAAGTATGCCGGCTACATCGAACGGCAGCGCGATGAGATCGAACGCCAGCGCCGCCACGAAGCACTGGCGCTGCCGGCGGATTTCGATTATGGCCAAGTTCGCGGCCTGTCGCGCGAGGTCAGCGAAAAGCTGAGCCGCCAGCGGCCTCACACCTTGGGCCAAGCGGGCCGCATCCCCGGCGTGACCCCTGCCGCTATTTCTCTGTTGCTCGTTCATCTCAAGCGAGGGCGGCTGCGCGGGAATACTGCCTAGACCGTTGCTTGACTTGATTTTGAGCCATCGCCCTGACCGCCGACGCCGTGAAAAGGTTTCGCGACCAGTCCTGGGCGCCGGTCCGGCATGGATGACTGCTTGAGCAAACCGTTCGACCGGTCCCAGCCGGCGACCATTTTGGAAAAATTTCTGGGATCATCAGCGCCGACGAAAAGTTGAGAGCGCTTGCGCCGCTTTCCAGGCGCGCGCCGTGCTCGTCTCCGAGCAAGCGCCTATCCAGACGGACGCGATTTACCCACCCGTCCGCCGGGAACCTTGCCTTGGCTCGCCCGTCATTGTTGGTTGCAGCCGCCTCTGAAAGCGTGGCGTTGTTTGGAAGCCTCGGCTGGTTTTCCTGCTATGCTTGGCGTAGTCAAGCGGCCTTTGGATGCCGGACCCGGCGACCAAACCCACCATCCCGCCCGTGAGGAAATCAACCGATGAAAGTCAATGTCAGTGTAGAGGCCACCGCTCAGGAAATGCGCGAGTTCCTGGGGTTGCCGAACATCCAACCCCTGCACGATGATGTCTTGCAGAACCTGCGCGACAACGTCAAACGCGGCTCGCTCAACTTGGAATCGTTCAATCAGTTTTTCAAGCCGCTGTTGCCCGTTCAGTTTCACTCGATGGAAATG is from Candidatus Competibacteraceae bacterium and encodes:
- the mnmG gene encoding tRNA uridine-5-carboxymethylaminomethyl(34) synthesis enzyme MnmG, translated to MRYPESFDVIVIGGGHAGTEASMAAARLGANTLLLTHTIETVGAMSCNPAIGGIGKGHLVKEIDALGGVMAQAADRAGIQFRILNSRKGPAVRATRCQADRLLYKTAVRALIENQPHLRVFQQAATDLLVEGDHIAGVVTQSGIQFAARAVILTAGTFLAGRIHVGMDNHEGGRAGDPPANALAARLRELAPRVGRLKTGTPPRLDGRSIDFSRLTEQPGDAPCPVFSYLGSVAEHPPQVSCWITHTSERTHDFIRGGLDRSPLFAGVIEGVGPRYCPSIEDKIHRFADKTSHQVFLEPEGLRTHEFYPNGISTSLPFDVQFDLVRSIEGLEKVHITRPGYAIEYDFFDPRDLEYSLQTRAIRGLFFAGQINGTTGYEEAAAQGLLAGINAGRFVREEQPWWPHRDEAYLGVLIDDLITRGASEPYRMFTSRAEYRLLLREDNADLRLTETGRRLGVVDDARWHAFAAKREAIERESQRLRETWIRPAQFAEADLQRVLQGPLGRESRAAELLRRPEVTYPELMSLPGVGPGEVDPYVAEQVEIQVKYAGYIERQRDEIERQRRHEALALPADFDYGQVRGLSREVSEKLSRQRPHTLGQAGRIPGVTPAAISLLLVHLKRGRLRGNTA